The Cryptomeria japonica chromosome 6, Sugi_1.0, whole genome shotgun sequence genomic interval CTTCCAGCATTAGGACCACTTGCCCCATGCTTGGCCTCACCTCCTCATCCTTTTCAATGCTTAACAACCCTACAATAGTTGCTCTTCTCAACTCTTCAATATCTCTCTCCTCTGCAATACCCTCCTGCACAATATGAATCATGTTCCCATTATAAATTTGTGCTGCAGTCCACGCTGGAAAGTAATACTGACTGGAATCTTGCACAGTTAAATCAAGATTCCTTCGCCCGGAAATGATTTCCAGGAGAGTCATACCAAAACTGTATACATCAACCTTGGGAGTGATGGGACGACCGGAGATCCACTCTGGAGCCAAATACCCTCTCGTTCCTCTCGTTGTTGTCAGGACGCGGCTGAAATCTCTACCCAAAAGCTTTGCCAACCCGAAGTCGGCCAACTTGGGTGAAAAGTTATTGTCCAGAAGAATATTTTCTGGCTTCATATCGCAGTGAATGATGCAATCTCTGCATTCTTCGTGGAGATAAAGTAATCCTCTTGCGGTGCCTAACGCGATCTCAAATCGGTTCTTCCAGTCGAGTACCTTCTGTTTACCTTTAGAATTACTTGAGAAGAGCAAGGAATTCAGAGAGCCGTTGGGCAGGTAATCATAAATCAGAACCCTTCTGGATCCTTCTGCGCAAAACCCTCGAAGCCTGACCAAATTCTTATGTTGTATTTCTCCAAGAGAACTGATTTCTGCTCGGAATTGTTTCTCATCTTGTCTTGAACCCTCCATCTTCTTTACGGCGACAAGTGTACCGTCTATTAGGTATCCTTTGAACACCGTGCCGAATCCTCCACTCACCAGCTTAGACCTGAAATTCCTAGTTGCAATCTTCAACTCCATGTAGCTAAACATTCTAAGAAAAGAGTAGGAGGGATCGGCAAGCCTTTCCATCGATCGTAGCTGAAGTGTCTGCCGATGCCTCTGCCATATTATAATAAAAAAGATACCCAATGCAACGGCGAGAGCACCAACAATAATTGTGGTTACGTTTTTGAAGCAGGAGGATTTCTTAGTCTTCGGAGGTGCCGAGGCAGCTACtcgaataaaaacatttgaattgCTTTTTGCTGGAAGAGACGTATGCATATTTAACAAAGGTCCGTAACAGATTTGGCAGAGTCCTGAAGATGGATTGAAAGTAAATGCAGTGCACGAGCAGTTGAGGAGGCAGACTTTCTGGCAATCTTCCTTTGTGGTTACAGGGTATGAGGAAGCGGAATAAGCGTCAGGAAACGTGACACTGAGCTCCAGGAATCCGTCGCTGCTGCCATTTTCGGCACCGCAGTTTAACGGGCTCTGTCGAACACAGCCAATTGACCACGAGTCTCGCGAATACCAAGCTCGAGTGtctttgggagtgaagccttccaCGCAGCTGCAGAACTGAAGATTGTTGGAGTTGCAGATTCCGTAAGCGCCGCACAAACCATATACGGCACATTGATCTCTCGGTTGAGACCAGAGGAGGGTCCATTTAGCGTCATCAAGCAGAGCATATAATTGCATTCCTCCAGACTTAACTAGGACGGAACGTGAGAGCACATTCTTGATAGCTATCGATGTATATGTGACATAGAAACCAGAGTTGGCAGTTTCAACGCTGATATTGTATAAGGCTTTGTTTGACATTTCTGGAATTTGACTGAAAACATTGCCGTCCCATATTCCACTTGCCCAATACTGTACAGAATTGTTCCATGTTAGTACTAATTGTTTGGCCCCAGATGGATCCACCTGATAGATAAAAAACCCATTAGCAGGATCCAATGAACTTCTCCAAGCGACTAGCTTTTGCTGTCCACCGAACCTCATACCTGGCAAAAACGTGTCAACAGGATAGTCGAAACTCTGCCAAACAGTTTCAGATTTATTGTCATTACTGAGCATTACAAAATTACTAGAATCTAATATCAAAGCCTGGGAAGGCTTCTTGGTCACATTCACCGACCAAAGAGATGCACCCGTTGCGTCGAACAGTCCCAGATCACCTTCTTCTGACAGCTTCAAAACGCCACATCTGTTTCTCGCAGGAGTCTCCCTGTTAGCCACCCAAACAATCGTCTTCTCTGGGATATTGGCATACCAGATGCCGATATACCAGTTATTGGTTCCATTCGGACTGAAGAACCCCAATTCAAATGTGCCATTCTTTGAGATTAGTGTCTGATTTCCAGTAATGGAGGCGCCCAAGGAAAGAATATCTCTACCCTCGAGTACGACACCATAACTTTTCAGTTGAATAAACATTATAGAAACAAAAAACAGGCTTAAGCAGAACTTTTCCCTGATTTCTCCCATCGCTGAAGTGTTAAAATGCAGGGGAAATGAATTCTAAGATGGAAGTAATTTCCCCGAAACATCacttaaatttagaaaggagttCACTAAAGAGGCCCAATTTCCCAACGCGTAAGCTGCAGATTCATACTATTGAATGCGTGCATATTGCAACATATAATAATTTTGACACGAAATTAGGACCACTTAAAGAAATGCTTCAAATTTAATGGGCTGAAATTTTTAAAGAGAACCACATGGAAAATTCGTTTCTTGGGTTGCTTCGAAAGTCCCAATTTCCCAGACGTGAAAGGTACAAATTAATGCTATGTGCATGCACACCGTCCCGTATAAGTTACGCAATGGTGGAGGAGCCCACGACTCATAGGCCATGAATCGCGATATAAATTTGAAGCTGACAGCCATTGACAAAACTAAGTTGATGGTTAAAATTATAGTGTTTCGTGCATTAGTGCTGCGTGGAGTTGAGAGGAACATTGCACGGCGGGTAGTTAAAATAGAAAAGACTTTTGGAGCGGTGATCACCCGAAAATACAAATGCAAATACCGAAGATTTTTGGCATGGGCTTTTATCTATTTCGCACCGGGTCTTCCacgttcaatcatgaaaactcaaattGAAAGCTAACTTTCCTAATCCAACCAACAAAGTAATTGAAACAAAACACAAATTAAATGCAAACCATTAACTATGCTCCTTCAATTAGACCTCGATGTGCTTCCTTTGAGCTCTAACGTTGATGTGCCACTCTCAAAAGGCAAGGTGCATGAAACAATGAAAGAAAAGTGGATGGTGTATGAGCTTTATTCAAAATATGTGATTAAATATGACTTAGTAATGATTATCTGGACAAATTGacataataacaatgctcaatCTAAATGATTACTCGAAATTACGACAAAATAAAATTACTAAAAAAAGGGATGAATTGATTGAAGGGAGAGTCCTCAGTTTATAGAAAAATGGAGACTCAATGGACAGTTaggattgaaaatatttttgatcgGGCAAACGGATGAGATCAGATGAATGACAGAGCTATctattggatattagagttgttgggatagGTTGttctcatttatgtcaacatattcctatgttgcagtAAACTAGTTTGTTGCAGAGAGTTGCTTTGGTGATTTGTTGCAAATGTACTGATGCAAATTAATGGATTTTGAGATActcatctctagttgatttagtatgagtatcatgatgctatgtggtgatttggtcaaGTTGTGAGGCTCAGTATGTGAACTGGTTTCTTAGTATTCTATGTTGCGGAGTTGATCCATATTGCCCTCGAATGGTTATATATTGAGTTACAGATTTTGGAGAATGTTTGGAATGTTCATGTGTATCCTCTGatcgagtggttcatgatttagaacttcacaagcatatcttttagtttgtcagttggtgttcttgagctctggtgatgTAGTAATGATGAATCTTGTTATTCGAGGTATTGTGGTGATTGTGATGGAATTCACATTGCTTTTTGATACTCTATGAACATGTACTATATGTTTTGGTTGTATGCGTTGATCATGGTGCGCgttaatgaatattttattgatctggtggtattcttcatgttatgcggcatATTCGATGGTGTACCATGTTGCGAATGATCTTGGAAAATTATTTTATGGTCTAGCATGTCCAAGGATTTggtttgggtccatgctatgtccttgctaaCATTGTATTGGTtcaattatggatttatgtatcatttgatgtaatttaataattaggtcttatgtgttgaacCGACCTTAAGGGTTAAGGTTGATGGTTGTATAAATAGGCACTGTAATCATGTAAATCATGTGTCTGCATGAATGTGTGAGTTGTATGAGGGTATTGTATGAGTGAACAAGAGAACCTATCATTCAGAAGTGTCAAAGAGCATATAAGAGTTATTGTGCAAATAgtgtgcttaaccataactataatcaagcatttagaaatgttattctttcagttcatgtaattaaGATTGTTGTCTGGACGATCTTTGTAAGGCATTGAACCCTCCTTTATGTTGTAGCCCtccttgtttttgagcagtgagctataggcagtatgcttgaatgcacatgcattacccattgtaatatttgcacatactactctagagtatcatcttattgtgggtagattcccacagtggtttttcccttaacctaatcttccatgtcaaaaatccttgtgttatgtgtattgttgaTGTGGTAATTagttatgttattgttgttcataaTCAAATCTAAAGTTGggattaatttggttgagtttggtgaaaaccgATTCTGGGATGGAAGTTgttattttcaagaaggagagtctgagatttgatggaactaattattaTATATGGAAGCATCGGATGGAAGTTCACCTTAACTATCTTAGAGAAGACTATTGGATGATTAAAAATAATGCATACATTATTCTTGCGAATggtcatgttattgttgataagatcaaagatgttgaacataatataagagctaaggaagcattgatgAGTTCCCTAATTGATGTATAGATGagtaatgtgatgggattgcagactgtacatgagatttgggtgaagcttgaaacCCTCTATGAAGGATATAAACATTTGAAAGTTGCTAAACTATAGAGATTGaaaggtgtagtgtcataaaattgcaccccttgcaattttgaccatattttgagCCCCCTACCTTGGCGATATCATCTCCAACACTTTATTAGGATccatctatgcctccaccatggaactAGGCCTTATTTATACACTTTAAAACTTGTTTACACCATGTTTTAGGCCCCAAAAATGGGCACAACCAttgtgtggcacccctgtccccttAGAACAGGACCTTGGCACCCTTATACCCTTAGGACAGGtgtgtggcgcccttgtcctccctctttgtgtggcctcaaaatgggtccatctgacccttagACCTAATTTTCTCTTCCGGATTTAATTTCCCCTACATTGGCCTTCGGTGACATGATAATTAaccctccaaggcaagtataaaagggatccaatcctctcattttcataagaaaAGATAAGCAAAAATTGGgtaaacaagtggaaggtctccattattgTCATCAAGTGTTGAAGTCTCCAAGTCTTCAaacatcttcttcttcatgtgtctcctCATTCATcgattggagcaacattacaacattcattttcaagcatgtgtgtatgttaaggttttgtcatgttacatgccatttcatgtaacacttgtgattacattcaagaagaaaagcaaccatcatcaacaaattgcagatgtacaaggtatgcattttcattattttcatttaagcatttgcaattactttctttcaacgttaattcctcaaccggggtttgactaaggccaacccctatccacaacccttcttttcttcttttctatttgtaggttgcaggtgtgtgactgtaattgtagatttaggcttcatttgtagatAAGAGAAAACCTTTTTTGACTTGCAgattttttcagaggaccatgtggaAGTTGCACATGGTCCCgctgacttttctccaaatttgtagggtaggtTTGTATTAGTCTAAAtacctcagatccaaagttacaacatgatcccaaatcaatagctccttatttcacccattttatcttcaTTTCCTATATAGTTAACAAGTCAAGtcttgatttcccttgatattcatggttatgtggattcaaattgggtaggtgatatttgAAAGTAGAAGATCCACCatttcttatgtgtttactttatttggtggtgcaattagctggatgagtaagAAATAGGCTATGATTAATTTATCCACTATGGAAGTAGAGCATATGGTAGCTACCCTTGCTTGTAAAAGAGCCATTTGgattaagagattgtgttcagatattagaataaaacaaaGTGCAGTGATAGTTTATTGTAACAGTCAAACTGCAATTTTCTTAGCTAAGAATGTGACATTTCATGCTCAGACCAAACAAATTGATGTCcactatcattttgtcagagatattcttgaagatgatagggtgaagcaggttaaggtagagactttgatgaatgttgcagattctttaactaatttTGTGAGTGCatagaagttcaaatggtgttcagagtctatgggtctcatggcccctagaaattaatttattgtgtagatAATTCATCTTCTCTtgtaaggtgttcgacaagtgggagaatgttgggaaaatggtgtctcagccttgcatttacatgaggttactatgtATAGTAGGTTTTTgattgagcacaaaatggtgcaaaattctccccaaagctttggattggctagataaccATGCCAGTAAacttttgttgcaagatcatagctagttttgaagatattagtttttgtttttggaaggtgtgatgaaaggtttaaatttaattttgaggactttagaccctcaATAATACCCTAAAAAATCGGCATAACTAGTGTAGAGGTTTACGAGGTGATATATCACTTCATGAGCTTTTTGGtgcttcaaacagtttgtcaatcaaacatccagttcacaagttatggcctccgaaagtttggacTATtggaatagaaaatataaaattgcattggagacataaatgagtcataaaagggaggaacatctgttgatgtgtgttttgacacatcttAGGAAATCTATATTGGAGATAAGGTCGACTCCACTTTGttggatggttttagcccatggttttttaatatcatttgatgatttctttcattgtatctcctatatgtgaggtgcatgagatagatgTTGTTTGAAAGAGTTTGAtatctattgagttacctttgaatctctaattagtggtactcctgtgaagagcttactcttcaagtatattgtaatctattatttatttttaaataatatattgggtggcttttagagtgtggggtttttctcccaaaaggtttTTCCCTATATAAATCAAtctgttgtggtatgcatgctattatttctatttttgttaagtttataTAACTTTTTtaatgatctataaaagtttttatattatcctcctctcaaggttaatgTAGGAATTTATTCAGCTACTTAACTTCCTGACAGATCCCTAAGACGGAGAATCCTAAAATATTGGATGAATTTTGACCAATCTCTTCATGAAATATGCTATACAAGCTATTGGCCAAAATTGTGGCGAATAGACTTAAAAAAATTCTGCCAACGATCATCTCAGAAGAGCAAACTCACTTTGTCTTGAACAAATCCATTTTAGATGGTATCATCATAGCCCAAGAAGAATTTATTCAATCCAAAATAATAATGTCTCAAGTATGATCATCAAACTAGACATTAGAAAATCTTATGATAAAGTAGATTTGAGGTTCCTTTGCAAATATCTTGTGGCATTTGGATTCAATAAATAGTGGGTTAAATGGATATACAACTACATTTCTAGCCCTATATTTTTACTCCTAGTAAATAGTACCTAGAGGGGTTTTTTGAGGTGTCCCCAGGTTTAAGACAGGGGGACCCATTCTCCCCATTTCTCTTATAATAATGGCTAAAGCCTTAGGAAGATCAATAACTCACACCAGGATGATTGGAAAGTTGGAAGGCATCAAGATATCCAGTAGATTGGATCCATGTTTTCATCAACAATTTACAAATGATACCTTTCTTCTAAGGGATGCGGAAGGAGGCCAAACACTTTAGAGCTTTCCTACACATATATGACAAAGCATTAAGAAAAAGATTAAGTAAAGAGAAATAAGCTATCTACTTTTTTAATACTAATGAGAGCACTGAATCAAACATTGTATGTATTTTGGGATATATTATAGGCAAGCTCCCTTGTCCCTGCCTAGGTATCCCATTAGAAAAAGGGCTAAGAAATATGAAGCTATGGGATCCACTCAATGAAAAGATGATAGAATGGTTGTCATCTTGGAAGGGCAAGTGGTTGTCATGGGTAGGTAGACTTGTGTTGCTGAAAACTATCTTATTAGTGTTGCCCATCTATCTACTATCTTTCTTATCTCTTCCTTGTGGAGTTAATCATAGCATAGTTTAGTGTATGAGGAAATTTTATTGGCAAGGGCTTGAGCAAAAATATAAGTTTTATGTGATCTCATGGAAGAAGATGTGTAGAGATAAGGATGAGGGGAGTGTTGGAATTTAGAATTTTATTTCATAGAACAAGACATTAGGAGCGAAACTTGCATGGAAAATGTATATATGTCATCAAATAAAATGGCTCAAAATTTTATGAAACAAATATCTGGCTAGTGAGGATTGTGAGAATTTATCAGtatctagagtccaattgatagcacacaagagagagagagacaaaatatttgataagaataaattgtattgatgcaaaatattgatcaattggatcatcacaagttgttccatacaatgtagatgagccttcttataaagcaaggctaagagacaagagagcacacaatgatgacatgtggatcaatgagaTGCAAAGGTAGGTAGGGGTAAATAGTAAAATATTCgaaatgaggtggatcacccactgaaggtggaattatcactccacaataagtggatatgatacaataataacaagatcataccataaaaggtggaaattctcctacatactcACTCCTAATGtatcacatctccctaagtgtctcatatataAACTAAAAtgttgtgcatgtacctaagtaaacttaagtaaagtgtaattatatccaacatgaataaataattacaccaacaaccccccccccttaagtgcaacttaggggaatgcacttaagtctacaatgaaactaagcaatgcaTGATGGGTcttgactacaaggccatgttaggtacccatgtacaaatgcaaatgcatgcaaaccaatgtaatctctcataaacggagaaagagagaaaaaccataTGGCAAAAAACTtgcccccaaaagagagatgatgaaagcacacaattctctcaatgatgaagaagaagagaccatgaagcccctccctcaatgtaaaatctcctgcaaagatggtccaatgatatTGACTAAAATACcttcccataaggaagaaagagagccaatactgcaccaataatgtcaaagtgtcgCAAAAATAGGTACCAATgttgatgaggatgaatcactcaCTTCAACACGATAAAGATCAAGaatggagacaacctactttgagaATCAATTAGATCCTCATAAATGGCAGAAATACtagtacaatcaaagtctcatgggagccatgcacaaatgtgtacaatctaagtctgaattggagccatgcaccaagtctcacaagatattcctaatctacatacatacaagaggattacatcaaatagtcatcaaagacaagatacaaagaggtgttgcactttatgatagtgtgagtacaacattgctcatgcaagagcatacaacatgatatagtgcaaatctggaaacatcaaaatgatgccaccaaaaagatgCCCTATTGAATactacagatgaagatgcctctgattggGATGTCAACAAGAAAAATATAGGAGCAATAGAGCCCCCCTTGACTGTTGGTTGGAAGCGATGCATacaggtatgaagtgacaagaaaaaaaaagtgttcccattttttcttattaaatgaaaaaaaaatttattaagattttaaaagtcttaataaaaataattattataatccatgcttgaaaaaaaaactttattaaaaaaaaaaatattgtttttatttttgaattttaaaaaaaaaaactttattcaaATAAAGTAAAAAAAACACATGCAtttcttttggatttttttttttttttaaaataaaaaatataaaaacaaaataaattaaaaacattattaaaaatttatttattaaaaactttattaaaatatagtttaaaaaaaaaaaaactaaagtccaaggggttgagcttagttggttaaagaattgaattctcaatgtggagacccaaattCAACTCCCAttagggacacctttgtgtagaattctaagttgtgactcttggtcttacgttgttgtttaaagtggatttctaagttgtgacccttggtcttccaattgttgtttcaagtttggtgctcaaaaggagctagtggagttggtatttgtaataagttttttaacgtggatgctcgaatgagcaaaaaatgagatttgtgattctatgatacttaatacaaaaaaataaaataaaaaataaattaaaacaaagtttttaatttttaaaaaaataaaataaaaagcctTGTGGGCCCTCCGCAAGTACACTGTAGGGGCTGGAGTACTGCTGTCACCTACAAGTACACTCTGGGTCGTAGGTCCTTGGTTACCCGTAGGTACACTATGGGGCACAAGGTCCTACGGTACTCGTAGGTTTTACTTGTGGGGTCACAAGTACAAACTTGCCCCCAAAAAAATCAAAtgcctttttaaaaataaaaaataaagcccCCTCCCTTATAAAAAatgactttaatttttttttttaatttttctgaaaattaataaaacaaaaaataattttaaaaaaagttaTTATTTAGACCTGTACCTGCAAGAATGTACGACGAGGCAAGACGAGAATTTTTTCACCTCGAGGTGAGGAGCTCTGATTTGGATGAAAGAATAGGCGATCTTGGGGGTTTTGACCCTTCTGAGTGCAATGGCAATGACGAATTTTACCAAAAATGCTTCAAAATTGCAGATCACTgctgggacaagtcaccaccctccaccttcaaacgactctaaATTTGGCCTCGGGCATCAGATTTGGACAAAACAAAAGGCGATTCTGAATTTCTCAAACCTCCTAAATCCAacggtgacctcatatttgacccaaaaagagataataataatctacaatagaaagctccaaaatacaaaacCCCAAATAGCATGAAATTTCTctaaattggcaaaccaatggtactccaatggctctgataccatgtgaaaattgGCAAAcatctagagtccaattgatagcacacaagagagacaaaatattgataagaatataTTTTATTCAAATCAGTAATGCAAAATACTGATTAACCGGATCATCACAAGTTGTttaatacaatgtagatgagcctacttataaaggcaaggctaaaaCTCAAGAGAgc includes:
- the LOC131876778 gene encoding G-type lectin S-receptor-like serine/threonine-protein kinase At2g19130; translation: MGEIREKFCLSLFFVSIMFIQLKSYGVVLEGRDILSLGASITGNQTLISKNGTFELGFFSPNGTNNWYIGIWYANIPEKTIVWVANRETPARNRCGVLKLSEEGDLGLFDATGASLWSVNVTKKPSQALILDSSNFVMLSNDNKSETVWQSFDYPVDTFLPGMRFGGQQKLVAWRSSLDPANGFFIYQVDPSGAKQLVLTWNNSVQYWASGIWDGNVFSQIPEMSNKALYNISVETANSGFYVTYTSIAIKNVLSRSVLVKSGGMQLYALLDDAKWTLLWSQPRDQCAVYGLCGAYGICNSNNLQFCSCVEGFTPKDTRAWYSRDSWSIGCVRQSPLNCGAENGSSDGFLELSVTFPDAYSASSYPVTTKEDCQKVCLLNCSCTAFTFNPSSGLCQICYGPLLNMHTSLPAKSNSNVFIRVAASAPPKTKKSSCFKNVTTIIVGALAVALGIFFIIIWQRHRQTLQLRSMERLADPSYSFLRMFSYMELKIATRNFRSKLVSGGFGTVFKGYLIDGTLVAVKKMEGSRQDEKQFRAEISSLGEIQHKNLVRLRGFCAEGSRRVLIYDYLPNGSLNSLLFSSNSKGKQKVLDWKNRFEIALGTARGLLYLHEECRDCIIHCDMKPENILLDNNFSPKLADFGLAKLLGRDFSRVLTTTRGTRGYLAPEWISGRPITPKVDVYSFGMTLLEIISGRRNLDLTVQDSSQYYFPAWTAAQIYNGNMIHIVQEGIAEERDIEELRRATIVGLLSIEKDEEVRPSMGQVVLMLEGKMQPQIPQIQRSALMDKQGDRSDTDSGSES